From Candidatus Woesearchaeota archaeon:
CTCATTATCTTTATCAATTACAAAAAACCCTTCCTCGATCCTCTTTATTCTGGCGTAAGGCATTTCAATTAATCTGTTCAAAACCCTGTCAAGATAGAAAACAGAATAATCCTCAGGCTCCTCTCTTTTGTCCCATTTGATCTTGTTGAGCAATTCTTTAA
This genomic window contains:
- a CDS encoding DUF504 domain-containing protein, whose product is MITIKELLNKIKWDKREEPEDYSVFYLDRVLNRLIEMPYARIKRIEEGFFVIDKDNEETFIPLHRIREVRKKGKLVWQRQSL